Proteins encoded together in one Piliocolobus tephrosceles isolate RC106 chromosome 15, ASM277652v3, whole genome shotgun sequence window:
- the PPP3R1 gene encoding calcineurin subunit B type 1 isoform X1: MGNEASYPLEMCSHFDADEIKRLGKRFKKLDLDNSGSLSVEEFMSLPELQQNPLVQRVIDIFDTDGNGEVDFKEFIEGVSQFSVKGDKEQKLRFAFRIYDMDKDGYISNGELFQVLKMMVGNNLKDTQLQQIVDKTIINADKDGDGRISFEEFCAVVGGLDIHKKMVVDV, translated from the exons ttGATGCGGATGAAATTAAAAGGCTAGGAAAGAGATTTAAGAAGCTTGATTTGGACAATTCTGGTTCCTTGAGTGTGGAAGAGTTCATGTCTCTGCCTGAGTTACAACAGAATCCTTTAGTACAGCGAGTAATAGATATATTCGACACAGATGGGAATGGAGAAGTAGACTTTAAAG AATTCATTGAGGGCGTCTCTCAGTTCAGTGTCAAAGGAGATAAGGAGCAGAAGTTGAGGT TTGCTTTCCGTATCTATGACATGGATAAAGATGGCTATATTTCCAATGGGGAACTCTTCCAGGTATTGAAGATGATGGTGGGGAACAATCTGAAAGATACACAGTTACAGCAAATTGTAGACAAAACCATAATAAATGCAGATAAGGATGGCGATGGAAGAATATCCTTTGAAGAATTCTGTGCT GTTGTAGGTGGCCTAGATATCCACAAAaagatggtggtagatgtgtga
- the PPP3R1 gene encoding calcineurin subunit B type 1 isoform X2 has product MCSHFDADEIKRLGKRFKKLDLDNSGSLSVEEFMSLPELQQNPLVQRVIDIFDTDGNGEVDFKEFIEGVSQFSVKGDKEQKLRFAFRIYDMDKDGYISNGELFQVLKMMVGNNLKDTQLQQIVDKTIINADKDGDGRISFEEFCAVVGGLDIHKKMVVDV; this is encoded by the exons ttGATGCGGATGAAATTAAAAGGCTAGGAAAGAGATTTAAGAAGCTTGATTTGGACAATTCTGGTTCCTTGAGTGTGGAAGAGTTCATGTCTCTGCCTGAGTTACAACAGAATCCTTTAGTACAGCGAGTAATAGATATATTCGACACAGATGGGAATGGAGAAGTAGACTTTAAAG AATTCATTGAGGGCGTCTCTCAGTTCAGTGTCAAAGGAGATAAGGAGCAGAAGTTGAGGT TTGCTTTCCGTATCTATGACATGGATAAAGATGGCTATATTTCCAATGGGGAACTCTTCCAGGTATTGAAGATGATGGTGGGGAACAATCTGAAAGATACACAGTTACAGCAAATTGTAGACAAAACCATAATAAATGCAGATAAGGATGGCGATGGAAGAATATCCTTTGAAGAATTCTGTGCT GTTGTAGGTGGCCTAGATATCCACAAAaagatggtggtagatgtgtga